The Oscillospiraceae bacterium genome has a segment encoding these proteins:
- a CDS encoding J domain-containing protein: MTQNPYQVLGVPNGADLAECTRAYKRLAKKYHPDLNPGDHVAEAKMAEVNAAFDAIKNGNTADSTSTGSRRSADAGSDYYTAVVNFINHGQYAQAINLLGNMDKSDTRWYYLAALAYMGYGDQEKAMANIRIAVNREPNNANYQSAYNSIRQGINPMGFGFDPFSFIDFSAYTAGAGNTGTHRQQSRPVRRQGGCLLTILRIALAIFIIRLVILGITSLVSWSTQYQHYDVSPGNAYSYSQSADGNQSNDQNDDQSENGQYGYSNGQNGNSAFGQAHGSAAGA; the protein is encoded by the coding sequence ATGACACAAAATCCTTATCAGGTGCTGGGCGTGCCCAACGGTGCCGATTTGGCGGAATGCACCCGAGCCTACAAGCGTCTGGCCAAAAAATACCACCCGGATCTAAACCCGGGGGATCATGTGGCCGAGGCCAAGATGGCAGAGGTAAACGCCGCCTTTGACGCCATTAAGAACGGCAACACCGCCGACAGCACCTCTACCGGCAGTCGCCGCAGTGCAGACGCCGGCAGCGATTACTATACCGCCGTGGTGAACTTTATCAACCACGGTCAATATGCACAGGCCATTAACCTGCTGGGCAATATGGACAAGAGCGATACCCGCTGGTACTATCTGGCCGCTTTGGCCTATATGGGCTACGGCGATCAGGAAAAAGCTATGGCAAACATTCGCATTGCCGTAAACCGAGAGCCAAATAACGCCAATTACCAAAGCGCCTACAACAGCATTCGCCAGGGAATCAACCCTATGGGCTTCGGTTTTGACCCATTCTCGTTCATTGACTTCTCCGCCTACACCGCCGGCGCAGGCAACACCGGCACCCATCGGCAGCAAAGCCGCCCTGTGCGCCGGCAAGGGGGCTGCCTGCTGACCATTCTGCGCATAGCGCTGGCGATCTTTATCATCCGCCTGGTGATTTTGGGAATCACCTCCTTGGTGAGTTGGAGCACTCAATACCAGCACTACGATGTATCGCCGGGCAATGCGTACAGTTACAGCCAAAGCGCAGACGGCAACCAAAGCAATGACCAAAACGACGACCAAAGCGAAAACGGTCAATATGGTTACAGCAACGGTCAAAACGGCAACAGCGCCTTTGGTCAGGCCCACGGTTCCGCTGCCGGCGCATAA